From a single Thermoanaerobaculum aquaticum genomic region:
- a CDS encoding cytochrome c maturation protein CcmE has product MNRRAVWTVVGLALIVGFVAFGAGAFKASLTPYVSFAQARASQDAVQVAGKLVQGSSYYDEANGKLVFVLEDTQGDRMKVEFAGTKPGNFEEATQIVAIGRFTNGVFVAEKLLVKCPSKYQGVEEKQYGARS; this is encoded by the coding sequence ATGAACCGGCGCGCCGTTTGGACCGTGGTGGGACTTGCGTTGATTGTGGGTTTTGTGGCGTTTGGGGCCGGGGCGTTTAAAGCCAGCCTAACCCCCTACGTGAGCTTTGCGCAGGCCAGGGCCTCGCAAGACGCGGTGCAGGTGGCCGGAAAGCTGGTGCAGGGCTCCTCCTACTACGACGAAGCCAACGGCAAGCTGGTTTTTGTGCTGGAGGACACCCAAGGCGATCGCATGAAGGTGGAATTTGCCGGCACCAAACCGGGGAACTTCGAAGAGGCCACGCAAATCGTCGCCATCGGTCGCTTCACCAACGGGGTTTTCGTTGCCGAAAAGCTCTTGGTCAAGTGCCCATCCAAGTACCAGGGAGTTGAGGAAAAGCAGTACGGCGCCCGTTCCTAA
- a CDS encoding CcmD family protein produces MPAPESLFWVAAVTIGIWVGIFLYCLGLERRLAKLEEETQ; encoded by the coding sequence ATGCCAGCACCTGAAAGCTTGTTTTGGGTTGCTGCCGTAACCATCGGCATTTGGGTAGGGATTTTCCTGTACTGCCTGGGTTTGGAACGCCGCTTGGCCAAGTTAGAGGAGGAAACCCAATGA
- the ccsA gene encoding cytochrome c biogenesis protein CcsA, whose translation MTKTKKISLAVLFVWFCVVIWAAFFYAPAAAGFKGESSRIVFFHVPQAWVAVLAFCVNLVASLRYLRHRNLLDDARAAAAARLGLMFAVLATVSGSLFAKVMWGSFWNWDPREVSIAILLLIYAAYFALRQAVSDAERRGSLSAAYAILAFVTMPFLVFVVPRIYWSLHPDTIISAQGSVKVQMNPRMFQVLLGSLLGFTGLFWWLYSLEVRLSRLRLRREEGGE comes from the coding sequence ATGACTAAGACCAAAAAAATCTCGTTGGCTGTTCTCTTCGTGTGGTTTTGCGTGGTGATTTGGGCGGCTTTCTTTTACGCCCCTGCCGCCGCGGGCTTTAAGGGGGAATCGTCCCGCATTGTGTTCTTCCACGTCCCCCAAGCCTGGGTGGCGGTTTTGGCCTTTTGCGTGAACTTAGTGGCTTCGCTGCGCTACCTCCGGCACCGCAACCTGCTGGACGATGCGCGAGCGGCCGCGGCAGCCCGCCTGGGGCTAATGTTTGCAGTGCTCGCCACCGTAAGCGGGTCTCTGTTTGCCAAGGTCATGTGGGGCAGTTTCTGGAACTGGGACCCCCGGGAGGTTTCCATTGCCATTTTGCTTTTGATTTACGCCGCCTACTTTGCCTTGCGCCAGGCGGTGAGCGATGCGGAACGCCGCGGGTCCTTATCAGCCGCTTATGCGATCCTCGCCTTCGTTACCATGCCGTTTTTGGTGTTCGTGGTCCCCAGGATTTACTGGTCCCTGCACCCCGACACCATCATCAGTGCCCAGGGTTCGGTGAAGGTGCAGATGAACCCCAGGATGTTCCAGGTTCTCTTGGGTTCGCTTTTGGGATTTACCGGGCTGTTCTGGTGGTTGTATTCTCTGGAGGTGAGGCTTTCCCGCCTTAGACTGCGGCGGGAAGAGGGGGGAGAGTAA
- a CDS encoding heme exporter protein CcmB encodes MSLLIESFTVLRKEVVSELRSRVAVSSVGLFALTTLVAVAYQIGPYRIHEQDRPHLHSALLWIILFFAASSGLPRVFVKEEDAHTAKALRLAARPGAVFTGKFLFNLVLLLGLEFFLVPLFSIFMGFSVANVPALTLVLVAGALGLAATATMVAAIISRATGSATLFVVLAVPLVLPMLVFLIQGTRMAVTAAELSAVLPSLRAVFSLTGVTLVSSAFLFPVVWHD; translated from the coding sequence TTGAGCTTGCTCATTGAGAGCTTCACGGTTCTGCGCAAGGAGGTGGTGTCGGAGCTCCGCAGCCGGGTGGCGGTGTCCTCGGTGGGTCTTTTTGCCCTCACCACGCTGGTGGCCGTGGCCTATCAAATTGGACCCTACCGCATCCACGAGCAGGACCGCCCCCACCTGCACTCGGCGCTTCTGTGGATCATCTTGTTCTTTGCCGCCAGCTCCGGCCTCCCCAGGGTTTTCGTCAAGGAGGAGGATGCTCACACCGCCAAGGCTCTGCGGCTTGCCGCCCGGCCCGGCGCGGTTTTTACAGGCAAGTTCCTGTTCAACCTGGTGCTGCTTTTGGGGCTTGAGTTTTTCTTGGTGCCGCTTTTCTCGATTTTTATGGGCTTTTCGGTGGCCAACGTGCCGGCGTTGACGCTGGTGCTGGTAGCCGGGGCCCTGGGTTTGGCAGCCACCGCCACCATGGTGGCGGCGATCATCTCCCGGGCCACGGGATCGGCCACGCTGTTTGTGGTTTTGGCGGTGCCTTTAGTGTTGCCCATGTTGGTTTTTCTCATTCAAGGAACGCGTATGGCGGTGACCGCTGCCGAGCTTTCGGCGGTGCTGCCTTCTCTGCGGGCTGTCTTTTCTCTCACCGGGGTGACGTTGGTCTCCTCGGCATTCCTCTTTCCGGTGGTGTGGCATGACTAA
- a CDS encoding ABC transporter ATP-binding protein has protein sequence MVELRFSGLSKRFGRRAVLRNVNGAAKPGEVLVVTGPNGSGKSTLLNILGGLLRPSQGEVSYLANGRALPKEEWHRHLGVCAPDLSVYEELSAMENLRFFTQVRGLRLPDKELAAVLEQLGLKGADFSRPVKQFSSGMLQRVKLAQALVHRPEVLLLDEPSSNLDEAGHRLLKELVMAWRERATVVVATNDPREVAWGDRVLELAH, from the coding sequence GTGGTGGAGCTTCGCTTTTCGGGTTTGAGCAAGCGGTTTGGCCGGCGGGCGGTTTTGCGAAACGTGAACGGTGCCGCCAAACCGGGTGAGGTGCTGGTGGTGACCGGCCCCAACGGCTCGGGTAAGTCCACCCTCCTCAACATCTTGGGTGGGCTTTTGCGTCCCTCCCAAGGGGAGGTGAGCTACCTAGCCAACGGCCGGGCCCTGCCCAAAGAGGAATGGCACCGCCATTTAGGAGTATGCGCTCCCGATTTGTCGGTTTACGAAGAGCTCTCCGCCATGGAGAACCTGCGTTTTTTCACCCAGGTCCGGGGTTTACGGCTCCCCGACAAGGAGCTGGCCGCGGTGCTGGAACAGCTGGGGCTGAAGGGAGCTGATTTTTCCCGTCCGGTGAAGCAGTTTTCCTCGGGGATGCTGCAGAGGGTCAAGCTGGCCCAAGCTCTGGTGCATCGCCCGGAGGTGCTGCTTTTGGACGAGCCTTCTTCCAACCTCGACGAAGCGGGCCACAGGCTTCTTAAAGAGTTGGTAATGGCCTGGCGGGAACGGGCCACGGTGGTGGTTGCCACTAACGATCCGCGTGAGGTGGCATGGGGAGACAGGGTCCTTGAGCTTGCTCATTGA
- a CDS encoding aldehyde dehydrogenase family protein has product MDMLINGQWVATKETIPVIDPWDGSLVDTVPHGTPQHVDQAISAAVSAFRSWRFSPVAQRMEILRKVADTVAHYLEDFARLIAREGSKTIREARKEVRRCVNTLSLSAEEARRLYGQTIPFDSFPGGEHRHGYWYREPIGVIAAITPFNDPLNLVAHKLGPAIAGGNTVVLKPATVTPLSALKLAQAFQDAGLPAGVLNVVTGPGGEVGDPLVSDPRVRMVSFTGGVEAGLHITRLAGLKKIGMELGSNSPVIVMADCDFDRAVADTVSGAFWAAGQNCIGVQRVYVQRPIFERYLEAFVAKTKTYKVGPKLEENCDMGPVITEAEAKRIESWIREAEASGATVHCGGQRGGPIGTVVEPTVMTGVTMAMKLGCQEVFGPVVALWPFDELEEAVTLANSVDYGLHAAIFTRSLSAAHYAIKHLECGGVIINDSTDYRLDQMPFGGIKNSGLGREGVAFALLEMTEPKVVCFTE; this is encoded by the coding sequence ATGGACATGCTCATCAACGGCCAATGGGTGGCCACCAAAGAAACCATCCCCGTCATTGACCCCTGGGACGGCTCACTGGTGGACACCGTCCCCCACGGCACACCCCAGCACGTGGATCAGGCTATTTCCGCGGCGGTTTCCGCCTTTCGCAGCTGGCGCTTTTCGCCGGTGGCCCAACGCATGGAGATCCTGCGCAAGGTGGCGGACACGGTGGCCCACTACCTGGAGGACTTTGCCCGCCTCATTGCCCGGGAAGGCTCCAAAACCATCCGCGAAGCCCGCAAGGAAGTACGCCGGTGCGTCAACACCTTGAGCCTTTCGGCAGAAGAGGCCCGCAGGCTCTACGGGCAAACGATCCCCTTCGATTCTTTTCCCGGCGGGGAACACCGCCACGGCTACTGGTACCGGGAGCCCATTGGCGTCATTGCCGCCATTACCCCCTTCAACGATCCCCTCAACCTGGTGGCCCACAAGCTGGGCCCTGCCATTGCCGGCGGTAACACCGTGGTCTTGAAACCCGCCACCGTCACCCCCCTTTCCGCCTTGAAACTGGCCCAGGCTTTTCAAGACGCCGGGCTGCCGGCCGGCGTCCTCAACGTCGTTACCGGGCCTGGCGGTGAGGTGGGGGATCCGCTGGTGAGCGACCCACGGGTGAGAATGGTTTCCTTCACCGGTGGGGTGGAAGCGGGTCTTCACATCACCCGCCTTGCCGGCCTCAAGAAGATCGGTATGGAGCTGGGCTCCAACTCACCGGTCATTGTGATGGCGGATTGCGACTTTGACCGCGCGGTAGCCGATACGGTTTCCGGGGCCTTTTGGGCAGCGGGGCAAAACTGCATTGGCGTGCAGAGGGTTTACGTGCAGAGGCCTATTTTTGAGCGCTACCTTGAAGCCTTTGTGGCCAAAACCAAGACCTACAAGGTTGGCCCTAAGCTTGAGGAAAACTGCGACATGGGCCCGGTGATTACCGAAGCGGAAGCCAAGCGCATTGAAAGCTGGATCCGCGAGGCGGAAGCCTCTGGCGCCACGGTGCACTGCGGGGGCCAGCGGGGCGGCCCCATTGGCACGGTGGTGGAGCCCACGGTGATGACCGGCGTGACCATGGCCATGAAGCTGGGGTGCCAGGAGGTCTTTGGGCCGGTGGTGGCCCTCTGGCCGTTCGATGAGCTGGAGGAAGCGGTGACCCTGGCCAACAGCGTGGACTACGGCTTGCACGCCGCCATCTTCACCCGTTCCCTTTCGGCCGCCCACTACGCCATCAAGCACCTGGAGTGCGGCGGGGTCATCATCAACGATTCCACCGACTACCGCCTGGATCAAATGCCCTTCGGCGGCATCAAGAACTCGGGGCTGGGGCGGGAAGGTGTAGCTTTTGCCCTTTTGGAAATGACCGAACCGAAGGTGGTGTGCTTTACCGAGTAG
- a CDS encoding homoserine dehydrogenase: MQLKLAMIGFGVVGQGVAKILRDRQAHLKERYGAEFVITAVSDVKKGAVADPNGLDPKALLDHLDNHPDLTTFPAPERGWDALTTIRKANADVVVEVSWTDVKTGGAALGHLREAFACGKHVVTTNKGPMVVAPWEMLEAAARAGVEFRFEGTVMSGTPVINTAWKCLRGCEITGFSGILNGTTNFMLTRMEQGLTYQQALAEAQSLGYAEADPSGDVLGWDAAGKVVILTNTVLRKPLKLAEVQLASGITEITPAHIEEAKKTGERWKLVAQANVEDGTVKASVLAQRVPLSDPLAGVMGPTNAVTFHTDLLGPVTIVGAGAGQRETAFAVISDLLDIHATLLARQG; encoded by the coding sequence ATGCAGCTCAAACTAGCCATGATCGGGTTTGGTGTGGTGGGGCAAGGCGTCGCTAAGATCCTGCGCGATCGTCAGGCCCACCTGAAGGAACGCTACGGCGCTGAGTTTGTCATTACCGCAGTGTCCGACGTCAAAAAAGGGGCCGTTGCTGACCCTAACGGTCTCGACCCCAAGGCCCTCCTCGACCACCTGGACAACCATCCCGACCTCACCACCTTCCCGGCACCCGAGCGGGGATGGGATGCCCTCACCACCATCCGCAAGGCCAACGCTGATGTGGTGGTGGAGGTCTCGTGGACCGACGTCAAAACCGGCGGCGCCGCCCTCGGGCATTTGCGGGAGGCGTTTGCCTGCGGCAAGCACGTGGTCACCACCAACAAGGGCCCCATGGTGGTGGCCCCTTGGGAAATGCTGGAGGCAGCCGCCCGCGCCGGGGTGGAGTTCCGCTTTGAAGGCACTGTGATGTCCGGTACTCCGGTCATCAACACCGCCTGGAAGTGCTTGCGGGGCTGCGAAATTACCGGTTTTTCCGGAATTCTCAACGGCACCACAAACTTCATGCTCACCCGCATGGAGCAAGGGCTCACCTACCAGCAAGCGTTGGCCGAAGCCCAAAGCCTGGGCTACGCCGAGGCTGACCCTTCCGGCGACGTCTTGGGCTGGGATGCCGCCGGCAAGGTGGTAATTTTGACCAACACCGTGCTGCGTAAGCCGTTGAAGCTCGCCGAGGTGCAGCTTGCGTCCGGCATCACCGAAATCACCCCGGCTCACATCGAGGAAGCCAAGAAAACCGGCGAGCGGTGGAAGCTGGTGGCCCAAGCCAACGTGGAGGACGGCACCGTTAAGGCCAGCGTTTTGGCCCAACGCGTCCCCCTTTCCGACCCGTTAGCGGGGGTCATGGGACCCACCAACGCCGTAACCTTCCACACCGACCTTCTGGGCCCGGTGACCATCGTGGGGGCTGGTGCCGGTCAAAGGGAAACCGCCTTTGCGGTGATTTCCGACCTCTTGGACATTCACGCCACGCTTTTAGCGCGGCAAGGTTAG
- a CDS encoding Lrp/AsnC family transcriptional regulator — MVLDALDRKILAALQENGRMPLSAIAERAGVAPATVHERLAKLRAAGVVRGFEVNVDPHALGYTVTALVHVRVDLAAGLDKTVNELAAIPEVEEVHLITGEYDLVVKVRARDTVHLQELLLTRLHKVPGFVRSATEVCLTSPLERHGPLVKPD, encoded by the coding sequence GTGGTACTTGACGCTCTTGATCGAAAAATCCTCGCGGCGTTGCAAGAAAACGGGCGGATGCCGCTTTCCGCTATTGCCGAAAGGGCAGGGGTGGCACCGGCCACGGTGCACGAAAGGTTGGCCAAGCTGCGGGCGGCGGGTGTGGTGCGGGGATTCGAGGTCAACGTGGATCCCCACGCTTTGGGTTATACGGTCACCGCGCTTGTTCACGTGCGGGTGGATCTGGCCGCCGGGCTGGATAAGACCGTAAACGAGCTCGCAGCTATTCCCGAGGTGGAGGAAGTGCACCTCATCACCGGTGAGTACGATTTGGTGGTGAAGGTCCGGGCCCGGGACACTGTGCATTTGCAGGAGCTTTTGCTTACGCGGCTGCACAAGGTTCCGGGTTTTGTGCGCTCGGCCACCGAGGTGTGTCTCACGTCTCCTTTGGAGCGTCACGGGCCTCTCGTCAAACCGGACTGA
- a CDS encoding M4 family metallopeptidase has product MQKTTFLSMALVVSLGAAVGQAREGRLLVNLPDESSATAEAAAVAVQFATREASRVLGLSAREGLALRTADHDGAGVVHVRFDTRVQDVRVVGGEVIVHVDAASRRIVGLSNFHRRVNVEDPTPRVSEGDAVGMAWALMAPASAPAEKPQTELVFYPSKGSYRLAWMVRMFVENEVEEPRAEAFVIDAKTGEVLDRWDDLRTGKPGGSTPPPGSGSPAVGTAKTLYLGQLSIDTEFYSSANLYGMVDRVRGNAYTTDMNNRQTGSGTLFTDADNTWGNFTNSDRATAGTDAHLGMAFTWDYYKNVHGRNGIYNDGVGAFSRVHYGRNYNNAFWSDSCKCMTYGDGDGSVLSPLVSLDVAGHEMSHGVTSATANLQYSGESGGLNESTSDIFGTAVEFYANNPNDPPDWWIGETVYTPSKPGDALRYMDDPKKDGRSVDHYSLYTNGMDVHYSSGIANNFFYLLANGGTNRTSGISVTGIGLAKAERIWYVALTGYMTSTTNFSQARQATIQAATQLFGASSVEVQRVKDAWTAVGVY; this is encoded by the coding sequence ATGCAAAAAACGACATTTTTAAGCATGGCGCTAGTCGTTAGCTTGGGGGCGGCGGTAGGCCAAGCCCGGGAGGGCAGGCTGCTGGTGAACCTTCCCGACGAGAGCAGCGCTACGGCCGAAGCAGCTGCAGTGGCGGTGCAATTTGCCACGCGCGAGGCGTCACGGGTGCTGGGGTTGTCGGCCCGGGAGGGGCTGGCCTTGCGCACCGCCGACCATGACGGCGCGGGCGTAGTCCACGTGCGCTTCGACACCCGCGTGCAGGACGTGCGGGTGGTGGGCGGTGAGGTCATCGTCCACGTGGATGCGGCTAGCCGGCGAATCGTAGGTCTTTCCAACTTCCACCGCCGGGTGAATGTGGAGGATCCCACGCCGCGGGTCAGCGAGGGGGATGCGGTGGGCATGGCCTGGGCGCTCATGGCGCCGGCCAGCGCACCGGCGGAAAAGCCGCAAACCGAGCTGGTCTTTTACCCCAGCAAGGGCAGCTACCGTCTGGCCTGGATGGTGAGGATGTTCGTGGAAAACGAGGTGGAAGAGCCGCGGGCCGAAGCCTTCGTGATTGATGCCAAGACCGGCGAGGTTTTAGACCGCTGGGACGACCTCCGCACCGGCAAGCCCGGTGGGAGCACCCCACCTCCGGGAAGCGGTTCTCCTGCCGTGGGAACCGCAAAGACCCTCTATTTGGGCCAGCTTTCCATTGACACCGAGTTTTACTCCTCCGCCAATTTGTACGGCATGGTGGACCGCGTGCGGGGCAACGCCTACACCACCGATATGAACAACCGTCAAACCGGTTCTGGCACCCTGTTTACCGATGCCGACAACACCTGGGGGAACTTCACCAATTCCGACCGGGCCACTGCCGGTACCGACGCCCACCTGGGGATGGCCTTTACGTGGGATTACTATAAGAACGTGCATGGCCGCAACGGCATCTACAACGATGGCGTGGGCGCTTTCTCCCGGGTTCACTACGGTCGCAACTACAACAACGCCTTCTGGTCTGACTCCTGCAAGTGCATGACCTACGGCGATGGCGATGGCAGCGTGCTTTCGCCGTTGGTGTCCCTGGATGTGGCCGGACACGAGATGTCTCACGGCGTCACCTCCGCCACCGCCAACCTCCAGTACTCCGGGGAGTCCGGTGGCCTCAACGAGTCCACCTCCGACATCTTCGGCACCGCCGTGGAGTTTTACGCCAACAACCCCAACGATCCCCCCGACTGGTGGATTGGCGAGACGGTGTATACCCCCAGCAAGCCGGGCGATGCCCTCCGCTATATGGACGATCCCAAGAAGGATGGCCGCAGCGTCGACCACTATTCCCTCTACACCAACGGCATGGACGTCCACTACTCCTCAGGCATTGCCAACAACTTCTTCTACCTCCTCGCCAACGGTGGCACCAACCGCACCTCTGGAATTTCCGTGACCGGTATTGGCCTCGCCAAGGCCGAGAGGATCTGGTACGTGGCGCTTACCGGCTACATGACCTCCACCACCAACTTCAGCCAAGCGCGACAAGCCACCATTCAAGCGGCCACCCAGCTGTTTGGCGCTTCCTCGGTAGAAGTGCAGCGGGTGAAGGACGCCTGGACCGCGGTGGGCGTCTACTGA